The following DNA comes from Coraliomargarita parva.
CAAAAGCCATCACACAATATTGGGCCACCTGCGTGTAAGTGATTCCTTTCATGCCGCCCAAGCCGGCATAGACAAAGACGATGGCGGCACCGGTCATAACCCCCGACGGGATACCGATGCCGAACAGTTGCGAGAAAACCACACCCACCCCGCGCATCTGCCCCATGATATAAGTCATGCAGATAAAGATGGCACAGACCACGGCTACGCCCCGGGCCCATTTCGAATAGTAACGGTCACCGATGAAATCCGGGACCGTCGCCTTCCCGAATTTCCGAAGATAGGGCACCATCAGGATGGTCAAGAGAACGAAACCGCCGGTCCAACCCATAAGGAAACGGGATGCGTCGTAGCCGCTGATCGCCACAGTCCCCGCCATGGAGATGAAGGTGGCCGCCGACATCCAGTCGGCCGCGGTTGCCATTCCGTTGGCGAAAGGTGAAACGCCGCCCCCCGCCGTATAATATTCCTTCGTGGAAGCCGCCCGGGAACGCACGGCAATCCCGATGTAGACCGCAAACGTTAGACCGATAAAGATGAAGTTTAAAATATCCTGTGTCATGCGCCCCCTTTATTTGTCTTCGCGATAGCCGTGTTTGCGGTCCAGCCGGTTCATCAACAGCGCATAGCTGATCAGAATGAGGATGAACCCTACGATGGATCCTTGCTGCGCCATCCAAAATCCGAAGGGAGCGTGCCCGACTTCCGGAAAATGGGCATCCACCCAGTCCCGGAAAAGAATCGCGGCTCCAAAGCTAATCAGAAACCACACGGCGAGTAGCAGTAGAGTGACTTGCAAGCAGGCACGGCGATGCGCGCGGGGGGAATTCGTAGACATAGGAGCAGTAGGAATACTACTTTGCCGTATAATGAAAGCTTTATCCTAAAGTATAAGTTAAATCGTTATTCGTCAGCGCCCTGAAAACTCTGTCCCTTATGGAGATTGACCCTGATTACCCAACGATAGGATTTCCATGGCCGCGGGGATTCG
Coding sequences within:
- a CDS encoding DUF4212 domain-containing protein produces the protein MSTNSPRAHRRACLQVTLLLLAVWFLISFGAAILFRDWVDAHFPEVGHAPFGFWMAQQGSIVGFILILISYALLMNRLDRKHGYREDK